From Cyprinus carpio isolate SPL01 chromosome A7, ASM1834038v1, whole genome shotgun sequence, a single genomic window includes:
- the LOC109059157 gene encoding transcriptional repressor NF-X1-like — MVCCEVIRVMAPVWSCQSCSHVFHLNCIKKWARSPASQADDGPEGWRCPACQHVALKAPNAYSCFCGKVTNPEFQRTEIPHSCGDMCGKKRGGGECNHPCNILCHPGPCPQCPAFITKSCICGRMSKQVRCSQAGPLLFEEVCGALLNCSKHFCPQVCHSGPCQPCPLHVQQACFCGVVFREVACGTDCGHFDGSGYFSCCKTCGKMLDCRSHRSQQLCHPGQCQSCPLSPKLVRSCSCGQTPLSKLQELGYPERKTCTDPIPSCGKTCNKQLPCGDDEDMVFACEKCCIKKRSCGRHKCGELCYPLNIKTGHRMPIFHKLQRSNIPCHLQDISCGLAGDKLLPCGSHRCKKICHRGECQAEGECKQPCIHPRPSCGHPCAAPCHPGTPCPPTICSAKVALQCACGRKKETLPCADAASSYQRYAAISVASKLSDMQLGDNLFIWLFSHRLECDQECATLERNRWLAEALQTDKSVDTFNTSTSSKYSDSLKEDARGKAVCPNTSLAALVERETVSRAPPPITHIKQHTCKADNSNAGMKQSKEEPTVDYFDVQD, encoded by the exons ATGGTCTGTTGTGAAGTGATTCGGGTCATGGCTCCAGTTTGGAGCTGTCAGAGCTGTTCCCACGTATTTCACCTTAACTGCATCAAGAAATGGGCTCGCTCACCTGCATCTCAAGCTGATG ATGGGCCTGAAGGTTGGCGTTGTCCTGCATGCCAGCATGTGGCACTTAAAGCCCCAAATGCGTATAGCTGCTTCTGTG GGAAGGTGACCAATCCTGAGTTTCAACGCACTGAGATCCCTCATAGCTGTGGGGATATGTGTGGGAAAAAGAGGGGTGGAGGGGAATGCAATCACCCCTGTAATAT CTTGTGCCATCCTGGGCCCTGCCCACAGTGTCCAGCTTTTATCACAAAGTCCTGCATTTGTGGGAGAATGAG TAAGCAGGTTCGTTGCAGTCAGGCAGGACCTCTTCTTTTTGAGGAAGTCTGCGGGGCTCTTCTGAACTGCTCAAAGCACTTCTGCCCCCAGGTGTGCCACTCAGGGCCATGCCAACCCTGCCCACTTCATGTTCAGCAAG CCTGCTTTTGTGGTGTGGTGTTCAGGGAGGTGGCGTGTGGGACTGATTGTGGTCATTTTGATGGATCAGGATATTTCTCCTGTTGCAAAACCTGTGGAAA GATGCTAGACTGCCGGTCCCATCGCTCTCAGCAATTATGCCACCCTGGGCAGTGCCAGTCCTGTCCACTCAGCCCCAAGCTGGTGCGCAGTTGTTCGTGTGGACAGACTCCATTATCTAAACTTCAAGAGCTCGGCTACCCAGAGAGAAAGACCTGTACTGACCCGATCCCCTCCTGTGGCAAGACCTGCAACAAGCAGCTGCCATGTGGAGATGATG AAGACATGGTGTTTGCCTGTGAGAAATGCTGCATCAAGAAGCGCTCCTGCGGCAGGCACAAGTGTGGGGAGCTGTGTT ACCCCCTGAATATAAAAAC gggacatcggatgcccattttccacaagctg CAAAGGAGTAATATCCCATGCCACCTGCAGGACATCTCGTGTGGTTTAGCGGGTGATAAGCTCTTACCCTGCGGTTCGCATCGCTGTAAGAAAATATGTCACCGTGGGGAATGCCAGGCAGAGGGAGAGTGTAAGCAGCCATGCATTCACCCTAGACCTAGCTGTGGACACCCCTGTGCTGCTCCCTGCCACCCAGGCACCCCCTGTCCACCCACTATCTGCAGTGCCAAG GTGGCACTGCAGTGTGCCTGTGGTCGAAAGAAAGAGACCCTTCCTTGTGCTGATGCAGCTAGTTCTTACCAAAG ATATGCAGCTATTTCCGTTGCCAGTAAGCTGTCAGATATGCAGCTGGGAGA TAACCTTTTTATTTGGTTGTTCTCTCACAGGTTGGAGTGTGATCAAGAATGTGCTACACTGGAGAGGAACAG GTGGCTGGCTGAGGCCCTGCAGACTGATAAGTCAGTGGATACCTTTAACACGTCAACGTCTTCCAAATATAGTGACTCTCTCAAAGAAGATGCAAG GGGGAAAGCAGTGTGTCCTAACACTAGTCTGGCTGCTTTGGTTGAAAGGGAAACTGTCTCCAGAGCCCCGCCTCCTATTACCCACATCAAACAACACACCTGCAA AGCTGACAATAGTAATGCTGGGATGAAACAATCTAAAGAGGAGCCCACAGTTGATTATTTTGATGTGCAGGAttga